CCTGATCTCAGACGAGGCCGACCCATCCCACCCTAACCTGATGAAGGGTGGCCCTGGGATTTCTGGGGTCCTTTGAAAATTCTGTGACTCTGAGGGTTAATTCTCAGAACATGCTGATTTCCTGTCTCCATTCCTAGCACTTTGCTCTACTCAtctgtgcacatatatatatctACCTACATCTACCTAcatctacctacctatctgtTGAGGTCCTTAGATTTAGATTCATCACAATtcttggtgtttttttttaaagatgaccggtaaggggatcttaacctttgacttggtgttgtcagcaccacgctcagccattgagctaaccggccatccctatataggatccgaacccgtggccttggtgctattagcaccaaactctcccaagtgagccacgggccggccccacaatTCTTGGTTTTGACACGTGCCATCTTTCatccatttcatttaattcattcatttaataatgtAATCAACACCAGTAAATGCACCAGACCAAGAGCTGGAATGTCACCGCTGGCCTCTCCCTACCTGCCCTTTTACCCacctcccttccctgcccaccctcaGAAATAGCCACTGTCTGAGTTTTGTCTTTAACATTTCCtgctttttattgctgttttcattttataacatGTTTACAATAATTTTGCTCActtttgaacttttatttttagactGGATTTCATGCTATGTAGTCTTCTGGAACTTGCTTTCCTTGACTTAGCATTATATTTGTAAGATTCACCCGTGTTGTAAGTAgttgtgtttcatttattttcataccAATAAAATGTTCTATTGTCTGAATGTACCACAGCTTATTTACCCATTCTTCTGCCATTGGACATTTGGGATGTCACCACATTTTTGGTGTTTTGAACTATGTTAGTATGAATATTCTGATAAATAGCCCCTTTTATATAACTGCAAGAGTTTCTCTTATATCTGGGAGAGAAATTGCTGGGTGACACAGCATGAAAATGTTCAGCTTTATTAGATATTGCCAATGTTTTCCCCTAAAGTGTCTGTTCAGGCTTACACTCCCACCACGAGTCTATGAGAGCTCCTGTTACTCACTTTCAACACTAGTATTAAGTGCACTGGTCTTTATTCCACTAGAAGCCACACAATGGCCATGGAGGTGAAGATTCAATTGGCTGAGCAGCCACTGATGAGGTAAGGCCCTAAATGCCCACCCTGCTGACCAAGGAGGTGTGGGGGCATGGCAGGGTGGAAGACAAAGGTGGCCTTGGGGGCACTCATCAGACGGGGGGTCCAAGAGAGGCAGTTTTTCCTCAACCTCCACTGCCAGTCAGCCAGGCCCCCATTGGGTCCTCAGGCTCAAGTTAGCACAGGTTATGGGCAGGGCCCTTCCCTGGGTGGGGAGGAAACATGAGCAGAGGGCAAGAGCACAGGAATTCCAGGGTTTTCAGGTGACTGAAAGGTTGGGGGTAGAGGAAGTCAGTTAACTGCGACTTTCAGAAGAGGTTTGCTTTACATGTATTTCTTTAAGTCTCAGATCCCTTAGTGGCAAATCAAGAATGGAACAAGAAACTCAGGGGCCCAGTCAGCCAAGTCCTCAGAGGGTCCGGGGACAGCACACCTTGCTTAGCATATCCAGAGTCCATCTATGCTCCTTCAGAGGGACTCCCTTCAGCCGGGGCCACCAACAGAAGGGAGTGCAGACAGCCATCAGGCAGGTGGTATCACCAGGCCCAGGGCAGAGAGCAGCCCTCCCTTGGATCCTTGTGGACTGATGTCCACCTTGGCCTCCAGGGGCAGAGGCACAGTGTCTTCAGGAGGGGAGGGGTGCAGAGTGGAGGACAGAACCTGAGACAGCTTGTCTCCAGCGACGCTGAGCAAGAGCTTGAAGCTTCCCTGCAGCGTCACAGCCCCGAGAGCCTCCTGAGAGTCCTGGGAGGGACCCCCAGGGGAAAAGGATTTGCTGGCCTGGTCTGGCCTTGGCTCCAGCTTTGGCCCCTGGACGCTGGGTCTGGGCCAAGACTGCCCCTGAAGGTATAGGGGGAAGGGTGACAGCCTGAGCTGGCTTTTCCTGGGCTGCCCCGGTTTGTCAGCACCCTGCTCTAGGGGGTGTATATAAGGTGCCTTTGCTCCATCCCAGGTGTTCGCATGAGTAGGTGAGTCTGTGGCTTCTCTTTCTGGTTTTAGAGATGGTCTCTGGGAGAAAAGTGGGGTCTTGGGAGATTCCAAGTTCTTTCAAATGGATCCCAGCTCTGGGCTAAGGCATGTCAGGAAGACAGAGGCTCACTGGGACCGGATTGCACCCTGGGGGAGGCCCAGCTTTGGGTGCCATGGGGGTGGTGTGAACTCTAGGATACCACATGTCAGAGGATCTCAGGAACATAGTCTACAATAAGCACTGAGCTCTGAGCTCAGTGGGGGCACTGCTGCCATCGAAGGTTCCCTTAGCCTCTCCTTAAACCCTCTCCTCCAGTCCAAAGGCCAAGCTGAAACCTGAGAAGAAGTCAGGGCCCAGGCCAAGGAGCCACGGAGACAGCAGGCCACAGAGAGAACCGGTGATCCCAGGCATCATGGATTTCGAGCTGATCCCAGAGGCACTGAGAACCCCCAAGCCACAAATCTCCAGTGCCTGCCGCTTTGGCCGTCTCAGCCACCACTCCTTCTTCTCCCggcaccacccccacccccagcgtGTGACCCACATCCAAGGTAGGGCCAGGCTGGCCAGGGCCCAGCTGGTGAGGGGCTGGGGGGTATGCAGAGGGAGTATCACTAATTGGTCTTGAGAACTGGAAAGGAAGTATTGACTCCAGCCCCCGTTTCCAGAGACCTGGAGCACACGGGTGCCTGGCCAGGGTTCTAGGGCTGCCAAGTGGCCAAGCCAGGACTCAACTTGGGGGACAGGAGAGAGAAGCACAGGCTCGAAGGGCAGACCTCAGGTCCCTATCGGATCGCCCTCACTGCCAGATCCCCCATGACACAAATCAGAGAAAGGGATGGAAACTCGGCCCCGGGGCTGTGCTCTGCTCTCTGACTCAGCCATCTATCCATCAACACTGACTAAGTGTGAACTATGGCTCAGGCACTTTTGTAGACCTTGGGGATATGACAGTGAACTTAGACTAAAGTGAACTTAAAAATGTAGTGGCTGCGCTCCTGGAGCTGAGCTCTagtggagaaggaaggaaatagacatgGTGTCAAGTGCCCAGGCTCCAGAGGGGagattgctatttttaaaaggtggtCATGGAAGACCTGACCCTCAACATGACATCTGAGCAAAGTGCCACAGGAAGAGTGTGGGCACTGTGCACGTATCAGGGGAAGAAAGTCCCAGGCAGCCCAATCGGCCCTGGCTCTGTCGGGGGAATAGCAATTGCCGATGCTGATGCTGGTGGCGTGGAGGGAGAAGAGTAAAGAGAAGACAAGAGAGGCCCTGGGGCCCAGGTCAGGTAGGCCTTGCAGGCCACCATCACCCCCGCTAAGCCACCTCATGGAGTCAGATGGAGCCCTTGGAATGCTGAGAGCACAGAAGTGACAGAAGTGAGGTATTTTAACAAGGTCACCTTGGCCTCTGTCCCGATGATGTCTGACTAGGCGGGTAGCAGTGAACAATCAGTGGCCTCATTCTAGAGATACATAGAAGGTAAAACCGATGGGATCTGATGATTGATTAAAAGTGGGGTGCGAGGGGAAGAGAGGGGTTAAGGCTGGCTCCGAGGTTCTTGGCCTGAGCAACCGGGAAACGAGTGCATTGACTGAGGCGAAGAAGCCTGTGCAAGGGCCAGCGGGTAGGAGGGTAGGGAGGAGCCAGGGCTTGGGCTTGGACGTGAGAGATGTGCAGCGTGAGGTGCCTTCTAGACCTTGGGGCAGAGGTATGGGGTGCAGGGGAGAGACGCAGACGCCAGAGCTGAGAGCCGCTCGAGCAGAGGGGCTGTTTTAAGCGGAGCCCCTGGATGGGGTCATGCAGGAGTCCCTGTAGATACAGCAGAGAAGAACCTGAGGACCAATGAAATAATCACCCAGACTTTAGGCTGGAAGGTCCTCCCCGTAAGCTGCGCCCACCACCTCCAGGCTGCAGCTTGGCACAAGCTGACGGATGGCAGAAGTTTCCTCCAAAGGGTCTCTTCCAACCTCTCTCCCTGTGATTTGAGCCCAGGCTTGTGACAGGCTGTGACTTAATGCCTCCGCCCCAATGTCCTCATCTTTAAGCTGCCTACCCGTGTGTGTTTACACCTATGATTTGTTACCCTGTCATAGGAAACCAGAAGGACCTCAGGACTAGGGCCCCAGGAAGCGCGGGTTCTTGTCTCACCTCTGTCCAACTTGCTGCATGACCCCGAGCAGGTCGCCTCCCCTGTCCGTTCTAAGTGCCCCTGTGGGTAAGGTGGTTGCCGGTCTAGGTGGTCCCGggtgcctccccccacccccataccccCTACTCTGACGATCTATGGGCTTGTGGTTAGTGGAAGAAGTGGAGTCACAGTCTTCCTGCGCACAGCCTCTCTCTGGCCTCCTGGGGCTCTTGGGGTTCCCCCAGACCTCCCTCCCCACAGCCTCTAACCCTTCACAGATGTTACTGGGAAGCCCGTCTGTGTCGTCAGGGACGAGTTCTCTCTGGCTCCCTTGCCTCAATCCACACCCATATCTCGCTGTCTGATGGGGATGCCCACGATCTCTGTCCCCATTGGGGACCCACAGGCCAATCGGAACCCCTGGCTTTCTTCTGGTGGGTACTTGGGCCAAACCCCCTCTACCTCGGGGCTCACACCTCTCCCCGAGGGTTGCCCCACTTGGGTGGGCGCTTGAGCAAGAAAGGACCATTGCTCTTCAGTTGGTGGGCCCACTGGGGGGACCCCACggttttcctcatttcctcagaCAGCCTCATCTCTACATGactccctaccccccacccccgccccagttCCTAGCCTTCAGAAATGTGCCCCTGCTGGGATCTGAGGTGCTAAAGGGGTACAAGTAGAGGAAGAGCAGATTTTGGCAACAGTCATGTGACTTACAGCCATAGACGGAaatgatatttgaaatatttgaaagctgTATGCTCAGGCACGGCCAATCAGAGCAATCAGTCATAGTGCTGGAGCAGCATTCTGGAGGCCAAGCCTTGCCCTTTCCATTACTGGGGTGTGGGAAAGTCAGGTTGCTGGGGACAGGGGAGATGCTGGGGAAGGGGCCGGGGCAGCCAGTGCAGAGCAGAAAGGTTTAGCATGCTGGCTGCAGGGCTCTTTACCAACCTCTCTGGGGAATAGTTCAATATTTGAACAGCTGGCACAGCCAGGTCTCCTGAATCTCAGTCCTGGCTTCAGGTACCTAAAAAGAGGCAAAGCTAGATTAAACCACACACATCTTGGCGCAGCTGGCCAAATGTTCTTCAGCATGTCCCAGCAATGCCTCAGGCTAGGACATCAGCATCAGTCCCCTCTAGAAGTGAAGTGGCCACACGCACGCCCCACCCGTGGTGTGATTCCTAATCCTTCTCCCTCCAGGGcaccacctccccctttccctttaaGATGTGGGGCAGGAAGCCTGGCAAGGAGAGGAGACTCTGCCTAGaaccctccctgccctcctcGCACCAGGTGccacagggaggggaggagaggagagcccCAGGTATCAGTTGGCAGGGTCTTGTCCCCTCCTCCAGAGGCCTGGAAGAGGGAGTTGGAGGAGCTGACTTCGCGGGTGGCCATCTTCACCAAGGAGAACGAGCTGAGGAACAAGGAGGTGGGTACTGAGCAGAGGAGCTGGTCTGGGAAGAGATGAGACAGATCCGTGCCCTGGTAACGAAACCTCCCAAGACGGTCCAACCTGACCAGAGGCCTTCGAAGTTCTGCTGTTGGCACTGAGAAGGAGGGGCCGATGAATACAAACATAAGGGACGAGGGTCACACCCAGGGCCCAAGGGGGGAGAGAACAAACCTACGTGGAGAAATCCAAGAAGGGTTCATAGGAGAGGTGGCACTGGGGGCCTTCAATATAGGGGGATGTTCACAAGTGGATTGGGGAGGCATTCAGAGCACAGGCACCAAGCACAGAAGCTCAGATGCTGGCAAATGCAGGAGACCTTTAGAGACCAGGGGCCTGGGTACAGGATGTAAGTGGGTGGCAGTGAGGGAGAAGGTGAGAAGGGGGCTGACTTTGACTGTGGGGAGGAGGAGCTTGTTCTTAACGTCCCAACTCGGTTTAGTGTCTAATCTCACAAGGAGCAGAGAATCACTGAAGGCTACAAACAGGATGGCGGGACCTCATGGGTGCTATTTGGTGATAAAATAGCAAAGACAATTGCGAGGCAGCTTGTAGGTGGTTAGACTTGGTCTTAGGACAGGCCTGGCCCTTGTCTTGGGCAACCAGAATAAAGAGGCAGAGGCCTGGCTTCTCGTTCCTGCTTGCAGCTAACTCACTGTGGCACTCAGGGCAACTCAGCAAAGctgtctgagtctcagttttcttatctttaaaatggggtgAAGGAAAGTACTAGTCCTAACTGGAACTGTCAGGGCAGGAAGCCCCAGGCCTTATGCCCAGAGGCCTGGTTTTCCAGCAAAGAAAGGATGCCAAGCTGTGGGGGACAGACCTGGGGGCAGCTGAGCTAGGAATTAAGGTAGGAGGTGGGGTCTTGGCACCAGATGCTCTTTTCAAATTTCTGATGGGTGGGGGGAAGGGCAGCAGGGAGGAAGAACAAGGACCACTGAGGCGCGTCCAGTGTTCAACCCTCTCTGCTGAGCTCCAGGAGGAAGAGCTTTTGCTAATTTAAGCCACCTGCAGTAAAAGGGCTCACCACTGGGGTCTAAGACAGGTTGGGGTGGTCTGGATGATGCTGGGACTTAGGGTAGCACCCTGGAGGTGCAGTCcagccttctccctcccctcttacTGCTTGGAGTCTCTGGCCACTTTTGTCCCAGCAGAAGGAGGAGCCTCCACGGGAGCAGGGGGCGAAGTACTCAGCTGAGACCGGTAGGCTCATCCCCACTTCCACCCAAGCTGTTGGTCGTCGCAGCTCCCGCCAGGGCCAGCAGAACCGCTCTTCCGGCAGAGATAGAGGACTCCACACCTTCCTCCTGCAGGATCAGGAGCTGCTGGTAAGGCCCTGGTCCAcgggcagaggctgcagtggTGCCTGTTCCCAGGCTCCCAGCTCCCCAACTAGGACTCTTACAAACTGCTCTAGGGCATTTTCTGTCCCAAGGATACCATTGTCCTGTAAGCCCTTGAGCCTGGAAAACCTCAGCTTGGAGTTGGCAGCTTCACTCCAGTCCCCTGCTGCCTCTCAGTTTTTGTGTGAGCCTTTCCCTTCCCTGTAGGTCCttccccctctctgggccttagttccATGATCATTCCAAACCGGGGGCCGAACACACTGCCATCAAAGATCTGTTCTAGTGGTGGCATTTGGTGCATTAATGAAGGGAGCTGCAGTGTCCTGCCTAGTGTGCTCTTGAACCACACCCCATAGCCTGCAAGGCTAGGCCCAGCCTGGTCTCCCTCACTCTGACAGGGGTTTGGCCTGGGCTTCAGCAAAGCACAGATCCcacctcctctgtgttcaagttTCCGCACTGAGGCTTGAGATGAGTGCATGCCTCATTCCAGTGGGTTAAGGTTGGAGGTCCCTGTTAAAATGCACACCTGTTCTCCAGGAAAAGTCAGATATAGAGCCAGTCTCTCACCAACTTCATGGTGACCAGTGCTTTCAAACATGCAGTCCCTTTGGAGCCTTGTAACAGTCTAGTAAAGTGGATAGAGCAGACAGGGCCCAGGACCCCCATTCTGCAGATGGGGAGGCTGAGGCCCTGCCAGGTGGTATTCCATGGCCCAGGTCCCCCAGAGAAGGATCAGCATAGCTGGGACTAGAACATAGTACTTTCTCCACCATAGGGCGGCCTCACCTTGCCTGGAATTAGGTTCTCAGGTCCTGTGGGGAGGGGGAACAGGGCAGGTAAGTTGGATGTGCAGAATGGAGAAGGGCCCAGGGACAGATCAGGGTGGGTCACCATAGCGGGTGGCTAcctggggggtgagggtgggcatgCAAGCAGGCATAGGGAGGAAGAACAAGGCATAGCCTGGGGAGAGGGCTGGCCTAGTTCCCACTCTGCTAAGGACAAGGTAGACCTGCTGGGGACTGACAGGCCCTCCAGGTCCTGGAAAGACTGACCAGAAGGTGCTGAGGGGACCCCATTTTCCTAGGACTCCAGGGGCTCCACCTTCCACCTCGGGCCCCAACTCCAGCCCGCTATAACCACAGCTTCCGTCGGCAACCTGGCCTGGGGAGCCCCCATAGCCCATCCGACACAGAGCTGGATATTTTCCTGATGCTACTTGACTGGAGGACACAGGGAAAAACGAGGCCTGAAGTAGCAAAGATGTCAAAGGCTAAGAAAAGAGCAAGGAGCCGAGTGTACACGCTGCTCTATGGGAAGGAGCCCCAGTTTGCAAAACCATCCTGCCCTGACCCTCAGGCTGCCCACTGGGATTTCCTCACCTCTTTGCTAACATCTCCAGACTCTGGGAGCTTCAGGGTGGGGAGTCCTGTGGGGTCCCTGAAATCCTCACACCAAGGACCCAGGCGTGTGGGACTCGGTGGGTCTCCAGGGGGACTGACGGGCCTCACTTTGCCTTCCCAGTGAGGGACCCTGGGGTACAACCAGCCCAAGCAGGGTCCAGGGATGAGAATCCACATATGTGATCTCTGTGGCTTAGTTCTGCCACAGAGTCCCGGCTAGTGTCCTCCTCTGTCAAGCCCTCAGATTCACCACCTGTCCAGTGGGGAGGTTAAGAATCTTCCTCCAGGATATTTGTGAGAGAAAGCCCTCGGTAAAGTGCAAAGTCCCATGCAGCGGCTTGGCAGGGACCATCATGGGGACCAGTTTAGCCAAACATGTGGCTCTGGGAGCCCACTTCAAGGGGAGGGGCCCCTTGGTACCCTCTGAACCCACATCTGCCTGCATTCCTGGCTGCAACATGCCATCTGGTCACACTGACCCAGGCCCGTCCTCTTGCCCACAGATCCTGGAGCTCCTCTGCCAGATCCTGCAAACAGACTCGCTGAACGCAATCCAGTTCTGGCTGCTCTACGCTCCCCCCAAGGGTGAGGACACAGCCCTGAGGCCCCCTCTCTGAATGGAGGTTGCCAAGGTCCTGCCCTTGTTCTCTGGTTCTACAGGACTCAGATGTCATTTGGCTCCCACCCTAGGGTCTTCGGCCAGGGATGCTCCTCCTTTTTGGAGCCCCAAACTTACCCTTTCCAGCTGCACAATGTCActgcttcc
Above is a genomic segment from Cynocephalus volans isolate mCynVol1 chromosome 7, mCynVol1.pri, whole genome shotgun sequence containing:
- the TBATA gene encoding protein TBATA isoform X1; this translates as MAMEVKIQLAEQPLMSPKAKLKPEKKSGPRPRSHGDSRPQREPVIPGIMDFELIPEALRTPKPQISSACRFGRLSHHSFFSRHHPHPQRVTHIQDVTGKPVCVVRDEFSLAPLPQSTPISRCLMGMPTISVPIGDPQANRNPWLSSEAWKRELEELTSRVAIFTKENELRNKENKEQKEEPPREQGAKYSAETGRLIPTSTQAVGRRSSRQGQQNRSSGRDRGLHTFLLQDQELLILELLCQILQTDSLNAIQFWLLYAPPKEKDLALGLLQTAVAQLLPQPIASIPAEKLLTQLQEVQDPPQEKQQPPYSQSPKKTKTPPLPQSEKPEYIGKAQVLRMHSSQDTGEKTSKPKAES
- the TBATA gene encoding protein TBATA isoform X2, with the protein product MAMEVKIQLAEQPLMSPKAKLKPEKKSGPRPRSHGDSRPQREPVIPGIMDFELIPEALRTPKPQISSACRFGRLSHHSFFSRHHPHPQRVTHIQDVTGKPVCVVRDEFSLAPLPQSTPISRCLMGMPTISVPIGDPQANRNPWLSSEAWKRELEELTSRVAIFTKENELRNKEVEQKEEPPREQGAKYSAETGRLIPTSTQAVGRRSSRQGQQNRSSGRDRGLHTFLLQDQELLILELLCQILQTDSLNAIQFWLLYAPPKEKDLALGLLQTAVAQLLPQPIASIPAEKLLTQLQEVQDPPQEKQQPPYSQSPKKTKTPPLPQSEKPEYIGKAQVLRMHSSQDTGEKTSKPKAES